One genomic segment of Gallaecimonas xiamenensis 3-C-1 includes these proteins:
- a CDS encoding OsmC family protein: MITLQTVSAGQLRHRIDVPNFEALYTDVAQDLGGEGSAPDPHDYFDLALGSCKALTLFLYARHRQLPLEKLTVTVTRDASEEKKGLYRLAVTLKAEGDLSDGDRQKLMEIADRCPIHKLMTSTEVRIDTSLA; this comes from the coding sequence ATGATCACCTTGCAAACCGTCAGCGCCGGCCAGCTGCGCCACCGTATCGATGTCCCCAACTTCGAAGCCCTCTACACCGACGTGGCCCAGGACCTGGGCGGGGAAGGTTCGGCCCCCGACCCCCACGACTATTTCGACCTGGCCCTGGGCTCTTGCAAGGCCCTGACCCTGTTCCTCTATGCCCGCCACAGGCAGCTGCCCCTGGAAAAGCTCACCGTCACCGTCACCCGGGACGCCAGTGAAGAGAAAAAGGGCCTGTACCGCCTGGCGGTCACCCTCAAGGCCGAAGGGGACCTTAGCGACGGCGACCGCCAGAAGCTGATGGAAATCGCCGACCGCTGCCCCATCCACAAGCTGATGACCAGCACCGAGGTGCGCATCGACACCTCCCTGGCCTGA
- the aguA gene encoding agmatine deiminase, which yields MSFEVSSLPAADGFRMPAEFEPQDGVWMAWPERSDNWRFGAKPAQRAFTEVAKAISQTTPVTMVVSSSQYANARRQLPPQIRVVEMTTDDAWLRDTGPTYLVNDLGVRRGVDWQFNAWGGLHYGLYFPWHNDNAVARKVCEIYGDSVYKAPIVMEGGAIHVDGEGTLYTTEECLLSPGRNPGLGKDELEKLLKDYLSIEKVVWLPRGVFQDETTGHVDNLMQVIAPGVVAMTWCDDPADEQYESSQEAYRLLCETTDARGRSLVVHKLPMPGPLYLTEEEASGIDASGGMNREGGARLAGSYANFLITNKQVVFPLLDPAKDEQVAAQLADLFPGYLITGVNAREILLGGGNIHCITQQIPRI from the coding sequence ATGAGCTTCGAAGTCTCAAGCCTGCCCGCAGCAGACGGCTTTCGCATGCCGGCGGAGTTCGAGCCTCAGGACGGGGTCTGGATGGCCTGGCCGGAGCGGTCCGACAACTGGCGCTTTGGCGCCAAGCCGGCCCAGCGCGCCTTTACCGAAGTGGCCAAGGCCATCAGCCAAACCACGCCGGTGACCATGGTGGTGTCCAGCAGCCAATACGCCAACGCTAGGCGCCAGCTGCCGCCGCAGATCCGGGTGGTGGAAATGACCACAGACGACGCCTGGCTGCGCGACACCGGCCCCACCTACCTGGTCAACGACCTGGGGGTACGCCGTGGGGTGGACTGGCAGTTCAACGCCTGGGGCGGCCTCCATTACGGCCTCTATTTCCCTTGGCACAACGACAATGCCGTGGCCCGTAAAGTCTGCGAGATCTACGGTGACAGCGTCTATAAGGCGCCCATCGTCATGGAAGGTGGCGCCATCCACGTGGACGGCGAAGGCACCCTCTACACCACCGAAGAATGTCTGCTCAGCCCCGGCCGCAACCCCGGCCTCGGCAAGGACGAGCTGGAAAAGCTGCTCAAGGACTACCTGAGTATCGAAAAAGTGGTGTGGCTGCCAAGGGGCGTATTCCAGGACGAAACCACCGGCCATGTGGACAACCTGATGCAGGTGATTGCCCCCGGCGTGGTGGCCATGACCTGGTGCGACGACCCGGCCGACGAGCAGTATGAAAGCTCCCAGGAAGCCTACCGGCTGCTGTGCGAGACCACAGACGCCCGTGGCCGCTCCCTGGTGGTGCACAAGCTGCCGATGCCGGGCCCGCTCTATCTGACCGAAGAAGAAGCCAGCGGCATCGACGCCTCAGGCGGCATGAACCGTGAAGGGGGCGCCCGCCTGGCCGGGTCTTACGCCAACTTCCTGATCACCAACAAGCAGGTGGTGTTCCCGCTGCTGGACCCGGCCAAGGACGAGCAGGTAGCCGCGCAGCTGGCCGACCTCTTTCCGGGGTATCTCATTACCGGCGTCAATGCCCGGGAGATCCTGCTGGGGGGGGGGAATATCCACTGTATCACCCAGCAAATCCCCCGCATCTAA
- the der gene encoding ribosome biogenesis GTPase Der: protein MLPVVALVGRPNVGKSTLFNRLTNSRDALVADYPGLTRDRKYGQARYGEYDFILVDTGGIEGDEKGIDAAMAKQSLLAMEEADVVMLLVDARDGLTAADDAIARHIRQLGKPVFLVANKVDGIDADSACAEFWGLSLGEVWQIAAAHGRGVTQLLDNALIPVVAELAQAEDEASEALADVLGQELIDVDAIEDEEEAEAIPYADLPVKIAIVGRPNVGKSTLTNRILGEERVVVYDMPGTTRDSVYIPMERGDKHYILIDTAGVRRRGRIDDAVEKFSVVKTLQAIEDANVVLLTMDAREGLSDQDLNLLGHVLNAGRALVLVVNKWDGLSQDDREEIKRELDRRLGFIDFARLHFISALHGSGVGNLFESVDEAFASATQRVSTSKLTRILQMAQDDHQPPLVSGRRVKLKYAHAGGYNPPRIIVHGNQVEKLPNSYKRYLMNYYRKTLQVIGTPIHVEFHEGDNPFAGRKNSLTLTQQRKRKRLMKFIKSRKS from the coding sequence ATGCTTCCCGTAGTGGCCCTGGTAGGGCGCCCCAATGTGGGCAAATCGACCCTGTTCAACCGCCTGACCAACAGTCGCGACGCCCTGGTGGCCGATTACCCCGGCCTGACCCGCGACCGTAAGTACGGCCAGGCCCGCTATGGCGAGTACGACTTCATCCTGGTGGATACCGGCGGTATCGAAGGGGATGAAAAAGGCATCGACGCCGCCATGGCCAAGCAATCCCTGCTGGCCATGGAAGAAGCGGACGTGGTGATGCTGCTGGTGGACGCCCGTGACGGCCTCACCGCCGCCGATGACGCCATCGCCCGCCATATTCGCCAACTGGGCAAGCCGGTATTCCTGGTGGCCAACAAGGTGGACGGCATCGACGCCGACTCCGCCTGCGCCGAATTCTGGGGCCTGAGCCTGGGTGAGGTGTGGCAAATTGCCGCCGCCCACGGCCGTGGTGTCACCCAGCTGCTGGACAACGCCCTTATTCCGGTGGTGGCCGAACTGGCCCAGGCCGAAGACGAAGCCTCCGAAGCTCTGGCCGACGTGCTGGGCCAAGAGCTTATCGACGTTGACGCCATCGAAGACGAGGAAGAGGCCGAGGCCATTCCCTATGCCGACCTGCCGGTCAAAATTGCCATCGTCGGCCGCCCCAATGTAGGTAAGTCCACACTTACCAATCGCATCCTCGGCGAAGAACGGGTGGTGGTGTACGACATGCCCGGCACCACCCGCGACTCCGTCTATATCCCCATGGAGCGCGGCGACAAGCATTACATCCTTATCGACACCGCCGGTGTGCGCCGCCGTGGCCGTATCGACGACGCCGTTGAGAAGTTCTCGGTGGTCAAAACCCTGCAGGCCATCGAAGACGCCAACGTGGTACTGCTGACCATGGACGCCCGTGAAGGCCTGTCCGACCAGGATCTCAACCTGCTGGGCCACGTGCTCAACGCCGGTCGCGCCCTGGTGCTGGTGGTCAACAAATGGGACGGCCTCAGCCAGGACGACCGCGAGGAAATCAAACGGGAGCTGGATCGCCGCCTGGGCTTTATCGACTTTGCCCGGTTGCACTTCATCTCAGCCCTGCACGGCTCCGGGGTCGGCAACCTGTTCGAATCCGTGGACGAGGCCTTCGCGTCTGCCACCCAGCGGGTGTCCACCTCCAAGCTGACCCGTATCCTGCAGATGGCCCAGGACGACCACCAGCCGCCGCTGGTGTCCGGCCGCCGGGTCAAGCTCAAGTACGCCCACGCCGGGGGTTACAACCCGCCCAGGATCATCGTCCACGGCAACCAGGTGGAAAAGCTGCCTAACTCCTACAAGCGCTACCTGATGAACTATTACCGCAAGACCCTGCAGGTGATAGGCACCCCCATACATGTGGAGTTCCATGAAGGGGACAACCCCTTCGCCGGGCGCAAGAACAGCCTGACCCTGACCCAGCAACGCAAGCGCAAGCGTTTGATGAAATTCATCAAATCTCGCAAGAGCTGA
- the xseA gene encoding exodeoxyribonuclease VII large subunit: MRQIFSVTQLNTQVRHLMEDSLGLVWLSGELSNFKAYGSGHWYFSLKDDRSQVSCAMFRGKNSGVTFRPQDGMQLLVRARPTLYEPRGNYQLVVEFMEPAGDGLLKQQFDALKMKLAAEGLFADARKRPLPAHPKRIGVISSPSGAAVHDILNVLKRRAPFLEVVLYPAQVQGEQSAQQLCQALAMAAARQEVDVLILGRGGGSLEDLWSFNDEQLARAIAQSPIPVVSAVGHETDVTISDFVADLRAPTPSAAAELVSGQAGLIKDRFGELRQRLGQLGQGYLRQQASRQGELAARLYRQSPQRKLERDSQKLDELKARLQRALPRQMQRQHQPLALLSARLQHQHPGRRLDGAEQQLARLNLALAQGLKRQLQGQRQAQLRLIEKLQLVSPLATLGRGYAIAQDSAQQVVDSVHKAPADGRLLVRVKDGVFDTQIRAAKDS, from the coding sequence ATGCGCCAAATCTTCTCGGTCACCCAGCTCAACACCCAGGTTCGGCACCTGATGGAAGACAGTCTAGGCCTGGTCTGGCTGAGCGGCGAGCTGTCCAACTTCAAAGCCTATGGTTCCGGCCATTGGTATTTCTCCCTCAAAGATGACCGCTCCCAGGTCAGCTGCGCCATGTTCCGTGGCAAAAACAGCGGCGTGACCTTCCGCCCCCAAGACGGCATGCAGCTGTTGGTGCGGGCCCGCCCTACCCTTTACGAGCCGCGCGGCAACTACCAGCTGGTGGTGGAATTTATGGAGCCGGCCGGGGACGGCCTGCTCAAGCAGCAGTTTGACGCCCTGAAGATGAAACTGGCCGCCGAGGGCCTGTTTGCGGACGCCCGCAAGCGCCCGCTGCCGGCCCACCCCAAACGCATCGGGGTGATAAGCTCCCCCAGTGGCGCCGCCGTGCACGACATTTTAAACGTGCTTAAACGCCGGGCGCCGTTTTTGGAGGTGGTGCTCTACCCCGCCCAGGTGCAGGGGGAACAGTCGGCCCAGCAGCTGTGCCAGGCCCTGGCCATGGCGGCGGCCCGCCAGGAGGTGGACGTATTGATCCTCGGCCGAGGCGGCGGCAGCCTCGAAGACTTGTGGAGCTTTAACGACGAACAGCTGGCCCGGGCCATAGCCCAGAGCCCGATCCCGGTGGTGAGCGCCGTTGGCCACGAAACCGATGTCACCATCAGCGATTTTGTGGCCGACCTGCGCGCCCCTACCCCCTCTGCCGCCGCCGAACTGGTGTCAGGCCAGGCCGGGCTTATCAAGGACCGCTTTGGCGAACTGAGGCAGCGCCTGGGCCAACTGGGGCAAGGCTACCTGCGCCAGCAGGCCAGCCGCCAGGGGGAACTGGCCGCTCGCCTTTACCGCCAAAGCCCCCAGCGCAAGCTGGAAAGGGACAGCCAAAAGCTGGACGAACTCAAGGCCAGGTTGCAGCGGGCCCTGCCCCGGCAGATGCAGCGCCAGCACCAGCCCTTGGCGCTGCTGAGCGCCCGTTTACAGCACCAGCATCCAGGGCGGCGCCTGGATGGCGCCGAGCAGCAACTGGCCCGGCTGAACCTGGCCCTGGCCCAGGGCCTTAAGCGGCAGTTGCAGGGCCAGCGCCAGGCCCAGCTGCGGCTAATTGAGAAGCTGCAGTTGGTCAGCCCCCTGGCCACCCTGGGGCGCGGTTATGCCATTGCCCAGGACAGCGCCCAGCAGGTGGTGGACAGCGTCCACAAGGCCCCTGCCGACGGGCGGCTTTTGGTGCGGGTAAAAGACGGTGTCTTCGACACCCAAATTCGCGCTGCCAAAGACAGCTAA
- the aguB gene encoding N-carbamoylputrescine amidase, giving the protein MDQVVVAATQMSCSWDKEANVAKAEALVRQAAAKGAQIVLIQELFELPYFCIEVNEDFHALATSLEENTTVKRLQQLAKELAVVIPFSWFERSGVARYNSLVVIDADGSLMDVYRKAHIPDSDGYLEKYYFSPGDTGFKVWNTRYAKIGIAICWDQWFPEAARAMALMGAEMLFYPTAIGSEPSQPELDSAGQWQRVMQGHAAANCMPVIASNRIGVEKGVRTPTEIRFFGSSFISDHTGAKVEEAGRDEEAVLVHSFDLKKIRYQREAWGLFRDRRPGLYRNLLTLDGKVEH; this is encoded by the coding sequence ATGGATCAGGTTGTTGTTGCCGCCACCCAGATGAGTTGCAGCTGGGACAAAGAAGCGAACGTTGCCAAGGCCGAAGCCCTGGTACGCCAGGCCGCCGCCAAAGGCGCCCAGATCGTGTTGATCCAGGAGCTGTTCGAGCTGCCCTACTTCTGCATCGAAGTGAACGAAGACTTCCATGCCCTGGCCACCAGCCTGGAAGAGAACACCACCGTCAAACGCCTGCAACAGCTGGCCAAAGAGCTTGCCGTGGTGATCCCCTTCTCCTGGTTCGAGCGCAGCGGCGTGGCCCGTTACAACTCCCTGGTGGTCATAGACGCCGACGGCAGCCTGATGGACGTATACCGCAAGGCCCATATTCCAGACAGCGACGGCTACCTGGAAAAGTACTACTTCAGCCCCGGCGACACCGGCTTTAAGGTCTGGAACACCCGCTACGCCAAGATCGGCATCGCCATCTGCTGGGACCAATGGTTCCCGGAAGCGGCCCGCGCCATGGCGCTGATGGGCGCCGAAATGCTGTTCTATCCCACCGCCATCGGCTCCGAGCCCAGCCAGCCTGAGCTGGACAGCGCCGGTCAGTGGCAGCGGGTGATGCAGGGCCACGCCGCCGCCAACTGCATGCCGGTGATTGCCTCCAACCGGATCGGCGTGGAAAAGGGTGTGCGCACCCCTACCGAAATTCGCTTCTTTGGCTCGTCTTTTATCAGCGACCACACCGGCGCCAAGGTAGAAGAAGCCGGCCGCGACGAAGAAGCGGTGCTGGTGCACAGCTTCGATCTGAAAAAAATTCGCTACCAGCGTGAAGCCTGGGGCCTGTTCCGCGACCGCCGCCCCGGCCTGTACCGCAACCTGTTGACCCTGGACGGCAAGGTAGAACACTGA
- the guaB gene encoding IMP dehydrogenase produces MLRVIKEALTFDDVLLLPAHSTVLPNTADLRTKLTRKIELNIPMVSAAMDTVTEANLAIALAQEGGIGFIHKNMSIEQQAEEVRKVKRYVAGMVTDPDCVSADHTITDVLRLTEENGYAGFPVVSKSGELEGIITARDVRFVTDHGRKVSEVMTPKDKLVTVKVGTPREEVQRLMQQHRVEKVLVVDDNFHLKGLITVKDFQKAERKPNACKDERGRLRVGAAVGAGAGNEDRVAALVAAGVDVLLIDSSHGHSEGVLQRIRETRKAFPEVQIIGGNVATAAGALALVEAGVDAVKVGIGPGSICTTRIVTGVGVPQITAVSDAVEALEGTGIPVIADGGIRFSGDICKAIAAGANCVMVGGMLAGTDEAPGEIELYQGRAFKSYRGMGSLGAMTKGSSDRYFQTDNAADKLVPEGIEGRVPYKGKVKDIIHQQMGGLRSSMGLTGNGTIDDMRTKAQFVKVTSAGMGESHVHDVTITKEAPNYRSS; encoded by the coding sequence ATGCTACGCGTTATCAAAGAAGCCTTGACGTTCGACGACGTCCTCCTGCTCCCCGCACATTCCACTGTGCTGCCCAACACTGCCGACCTGCGCACCAAGCTGACGCGCAAAATCGAGCTGAACATCCCGATGGTTTCTGCGGCCATGGACACCGTGACCGAAGCCAACCTGGCCATTGCCCTGGCCCAGGAAGGCGGTATCGGTTTCATCCACAAAAACATGAGCATCGAACAGCAGGCCGAAGAAGTACGCAAGGTTAAGCGTTACGTCGCCGGCATGGTGACCGACCCTGACTGCGTCTCTGCCGACCACACCATCACCGACGTGCTGCGCCTGACCGAAGAAAACGGCTATGCCGGTTTCCCGGTGGTATCCAAGTCCGGCGAACTCGAAGGCATCATCACCGCCCGTGACGTGCGCTTTGTCACCGACCACGGCCGCAAGGTGTCCGAGGTGATGACCCCCAAAGACAAGCTGGTCACCGTCAAGGTGGGTACCCCCCGCGAAGAAGTGCAGCGCCTGATGCAACAGCACCGGGTCGAAAAAGTGCTGGTGGTGGACGACAACTTCCACCTCAAGGGCCTTATCACCGTTAAAGACTTCCAAAAAGCCGAACGCAAGCCCAACGCCTGTAAAGACGAGCGTGGCCGCCTGCGCGTCGGTGCCGCCGTCGGTGCCGGCGCCGGTAATGAAGACCGCGTCGCCGCCCTGGTAGCCGCCGGTGTTGACGTGCTGCTGATTGACTCCTCCCACGGCCACTCCGAAGGCGTACTGCAGCGCATCCGCGAAACCCGCAAGGCCTTCCCCGAGGTGCAAATCATCGGTGGTAACGTGGCCACCGCCGCCGGCGCCCTGGCGCTGGTTGAGGCGGGCGTGGACGCCGTCAAGGTGGGCATAGGCCCTGGCTCCATCTGCACCACCCGTATCGTCACCGGTGTCGGCGTACCGCAGATCACCGCCGTGTCCGACGCAGTCGAAGCCCTGGAAGGCACCGGCATTCCGGTCATTGCCGACGGCGGCATTCGCTTCTCCGGCGATATCTGTAAAGCCATCGCCGCCGGCGCCAACTGCGTCATGGTGGGCGGCATGCTGGCCGGTACCGACGAAGCCCCGGGCGAAATCGAGCTCTACCAAGGCCGCGCCTTTAAATCCTACCGTGGCATGGGGTCCCTGGGCGCCATGACCAAGGGTTCCAGCGACCGCTACTTCCAGACCGACAACGCCGCCGACAAGCTGGTGCCCGAAGGCATCGAAGGCCGCGTGCCCTACAAAGGCAAGGTCAAGGACATCATCCACCAGCAGATGGGCGGCCTGCGCTCCTCCATGGGTCTGACCGGCAACGGCACCATCGACGACATGCGCACCAAGGCGCAGTTCGTCAAGGTCACCAGCGCCGGTATGGGTGAGTCCCACGTCCACGACGTGACCATCACCAAGGAAGCCCCCAACTACCGCAGCTCCTAA
- a CDS encoding nucleotidyl transferase AbiEii/AbiGii toxin family protein — MSNIYTLKHSLKPGFEPVLTLITRTTRQTGVPFFVAGATARDLVLYHVFGRDPGRQTRDIDTGILVPDWDAFSRVRQALLDAGLTVTNRVHRLKDPDSGLPIDIIPFGAIADAAGEIQWPPEHAVTMSVAGFQEAYDAALSVELGQGDTIKVASLAGLTLLKLIAWQERGNESSKDAADFLTILLEYQHVQEDRLWEPYIPGERLEYDPERQGAFLLGYDLKMILSEPGTSPDTVSRITALAADIDGLVGAQFRSQNLCSYERIEQLQHDFLAGLEL; from the coding sequence ATGAGCAATATCTACACCTTAAAACACTCCCTGAAACCTGGGTTTGAGCCCGTACTGACACTGATCACCCGCACAACCAGGCAAACCGGCGTGCCATTTTTTGTTGCTGGGGCAACGGCGAGAGATCTCGTTCTGTATCATGTGTTTGGGCGGGATCCCGGTCGTCAGACCCGGGATATTGATACCGGTATTCTGGTGCCGGATTGGGACGCTTTCTCCCGAGTAAGGCAGGCTTTGCTGGATGCTGGTTTAACCGTAACCAATAGAGTCCATCGACTTAAAGACCCCGACAGTGGCTTGCCAATTGATATTATCCCGTTTGGTGCCATAGCCGATGCCGCAGGTGAAATACAGTGGCCGCCAGAGCATGCGGTCACTATGTCGGTGGCTGGATTTCAGGAAGCTTACGATGCTGCCTTATCAGTAGAGCTAGGGCAGGGTGATACCATCAAAGTCGCGTCGCTGGCCGGGCTGACTCTGCTAAAGTTGATTGCCTGGCAGGAGCGGGGAAACGAGAGCAGCAAAGACGCGGCTGACTTTTTAACCATTCTGCTTGAGTACCAGCATGTTCAGGAGGATCGTCTGTGGGAGCCTTATATCCCGGGGGAGCGCCTTGAGTATGATCCCGAGCGGCAAGGAGCTTTCCTGCTCGGGTACGATTTGAAAATGATCTTGTCTGAGCCCGGCACCAGCCCAGATACCGTCAGCCGGATAACTGCATTGGCGGCTGATATTGATGGACTGGTCGGGGCTCAGTTCAGGAGTCAAAACCTTTGCAGCTACGAGAGGATAGAGCAGCTGCAGCATGACTTTTTGGCGGGACTGGAGTTGTAA
- a CDS encoding type IV toxin-antitoxin system AbiEi family antitoxin, whose protein sequence is MNTNATLLMLAIDNLPSHIQGECTFDPKPDGKPYTDAQVTLTVHGERCYQFSAEIKHIHRKESLTALLDAARPDTLLVCNRLTAHLADFCSSNAINFIDEAGNARVSCNGLNLWIEGKNSSESHPATQQQAKPGLGFMKLVFALLADEDVLRLPFRAIAEMANISLGMVSKGFKHLESEKLVSLCSTRRILDKEALYHIWIEHYRTVLRPKLGGIRLVAPGDWREIPLTPKDRWGGEVAADELTGYLQPYELQLFTFEPLQKRLALLKAKPDPAGRLWLVPAFWGKELDININAKALLAVAELLASSDSRNKEVAELINEQYLHLKTLPETWV, encoded by the coding sequence GTGAACACTAACGCGACTCTGCTGATGCTGGCCATAGATAATCTGCCCTCGCACATTCAAGGGGAGTGCACCTTTGATCCAAAGCCGGATGGCAAGCCTTACACCGATGCTCAGGTCACCCTGACGGTACACGGCGAACGCTGCTACCAGTTTAGCGCTGAAATAAAGCATATCCACCGCAAAGAAAGCCTCACAGCATTGCTGGATGCTGCTCGCCCAGACACTCTTTTAGTGTGCAACAGACTGACCGCTCATCTCGCCGACTTTTGCTCCAGCAACGCTATCAACTTCATTGATGAAGCCGGTAACGCCAGGGTGAGCTGTAATGGACTGAATCTGTGGATTGAGGGGAAAAACAGCTCTGAAAGTCACCCTGCAACTCAGCAGCAGGCAAAGCCTGGGCTGGGCTTTATGAAGCTGGTATTTGCCTTGTTGGCTGATGAGGATGTGTTACGTTTACCATTTCGAGCCATTGCCGAGATGGCAAATATTTCATTGGGCATGGTCAGCAAGGGGTTTAAACACCTGGAGTCTGAAAAGCTTGTCAGTCTGTGCAGTACCCGGCGTATTCTGGATAAGGAAGCCCTTTATCACATCTGGATTGAACACTATCGCACCGTATTAAGACCAAAACTCGGTGGGATAAGACTAGTGGCTCCGGGTGACTGGCGAGAGATCCCCTTAACACCCAAAGATCGCTGGGGGGGAGAAGTGGCCGCCGATGAACTGACGGGCTATCTACAGCCTTATGAGTTACAGCTTTTTACCTTTGAGCCACTGCAGAAAAGGCTTGCTCTGCTCAAGGCAAAGCCTGACCCTGCCGGCAGACTCTGGTTAGTTCCTGCATTCTGGGGAAAGGAGCTGGACATCAATATCAACGCCAAGGCATTGCTGGCTGTTGCCGAACTGCTTGCAAGCAGTGATAGCCGAAACAAAGAGGTTGCCGAACTCATCAATGAGCAATATCTACACCTTAAAACACTCCCTGAAACCTGGGTTTGA
- the guaA gene encoding glutamine-hydrolyzing GMP synthase gives MTKNIHESRILILDFGSQYTQLIARRIREIGVYCELWAWDVSEEDIREFAPNGIILSGGPESVHEANSPRAPEYVFNAGVPVFGICYGMQTMAHQLGGAVESSMEREFGYAQIELLTDSKLTHGIEDAISAGGRALLDVWMSHGDKVVAIPQGFETVAKTDNCPFAIMANEEKRFYGVQFHPEVTHTRQGKRLLEHFVLEICGCDALWTPSAIIEDAVARIKEQVGDDEVILGLSGGVDSSVVAMLVHRAIGDKLTCVFVDNGLLRLNEGEQVMEMFGDHFGLNIIKADAEERFLSALKGIDEPEAKRKTIGRVFVEVFDEYSKQMKNAKWLAQGTIYPDVIESAASKTGKAHVIKSHHNVGGLPEDMAMGLVEPLRELFKDEVRKIGLELGLPYDMLYRHPFPGPGLGVRVLGEVKKEYCDLLRRADAIFIEELRKADLYHKVSQAFVVFLPVRSVGVMGDGRKYDWVVSLRAVETIDFMTAHWAHLPYDLLGKVSNRIINEIDGISRVVYDISGKPPATIEWE, from the coding sequence ATGACCAAGAACATCCACGAAAGCCGCATCCTTATCCTGGACTTCGGCTCCCAGTACACCCAACTCATTGCCCGCCGTATCCGTGAAATCGGCGTTTACTGCGAGCTGTGGGCCTGGGACGTCAGCGAAGAAGACATCCGCGAATTCGCCCCCAACGGCATCATCCTGTCCGGCGGCCCCGAGTCCGTGCACGAAGCCAATAGCCCCCGCGCCCCCGAATACGTCTTTAATGCCGGTGTGCCGGTGTTCGGTATCTGCTACGGCATGCAGACCATGGCCCATCAGCTGGGCGGCGCCGTTGAAAGCTCCATGGAGCGCGAGTTCGGTTATGCCCAAATCGAACTGCTGACCGACTCCAAGCTCACCCACGGCATCGAAGATGCCATCAGCGCCGGCGGCCGCGCCCTGCTGGACGTGTGGATGAGCCACGGCGACAAAGTAGTGGCCATCCCCCAAGGCTTCGAGACCGTCGCCAAGACCGACAACTGCCCGTTCGCCATCATGGCCAACGAGGAAAAACGCTTCTACGGCGTGCAGTTCCACCCGGAAGTCACCCACACCCGCCAAGGCAAGCGCCTGCTCGAGCACTTCGTGCTGGAGATCTGCGGCTGTGACGCCCTGTGGACACCAAGCGCCATCATCGAAGACGCCGTGGCCCGCATCAAAGAGCAAGTAGGCGACGACGAAGTTATTCTGGGCCTTAGCGGCGGTGTGGATTCGTCCGTCGTCGCCATGTTGGTGCACCGCGCCATCGGCGACAAGCTCACCTGTGTGTTCGTTGACAATGGCCTGCTGCGCCTCAATGAAGGCGAACAGGTGATGGAGATGTTCGGCGACCACTTCGGCCTTAACATCATCAAGGCCGACGCCGAAGAGCGCTTCCTGTCCGCCCTTAAAGGCATCGACGAGCCGGAAGCCAAGCGCAAGACCATAGGCCGGGTGTTCGTGGAAGTGTTCGACGAATACTCCAAGCAGATGAAAAACGCCAAATGGCTGGCCCAGGGCACCATCTACCCCGACGTCATCGAGTCTGCCGCCTCCAAGACCGGCAAGGCCCATGTGATCAAGTCCCACCACAACGTCGGCGGCCTGCCAGAAGACATGGCCATGGGTCTGGTCGAACCGCTGCGTGAGCTCTTCAAAGACGAAGTGCGCAAAATCGGCCTGGAACTGGGCCTGCCCTACGACATGCTCTACCGCCACCCCTTCCCGGGGCCGGGCCTGGGCGTGCGGGTGCTGGGCGAAGTGAAAAAGGAATACTGCGACCTTCTTCGCCGCGCCGACGCCATCTTTATCGAAGAGCTGCGCAAAGCCGATCTGTACCACAAGGTCAGCCAGGCCTTTGTGGTGTTCCTGCCGGTACGCTCCGTGGGCGTCATGGGCGATGGCCGTAAGTACGACTGGGTTGTCAGCCTTCGCGCCGTCGAGACCATCGACTTTATGACCGCCCACTGGGCCCACCTGCCTTACGATCTGCTGGGTAAGGTGTCGAACCGCATCATCAATGAAATTGATGGCATCAGCCGCGTTGTTTACGACATTTCTGGTAAGCCGCCGGCGACGATTGAGTGGGAGTGA